The Erythrobacter sp. Alg231-14 genome has a segment encoding these proteins:
- a CDS encoding FliI/YscN family ATPase — MLAEMQIELARFRSAPVASGPVLSGRVVACDGGLIEVAGLALPIGSLGAIENETGDDALAEVIGFRAGRSLMMLLGDTQLLRPQAKVRAVGRPGTVKVGNALLGRAVDGLGNPIDGGPPLDLSQKWPLSGKREGALERAPVQEKFDCGVRAINALATMGVGQRLGVIAGSGVGKSVLIDTVAGHAVADVTVVALIGERAREVSDFVARHMTGLQRGRMVVVAVPADHAPNLRLRAAQYATAIAEHFRSMGKRVLLVLDSLTRVAHAARELALVLGEPGAARGYPPSALAAVTKLVERAGNSAHSGGAITGLYTVLADGDDTSDPVVDTARAILDGHVVLSRELAQRGHYPAINVPASLSRVMDDLVDPATAEAARDIRALISAREENRDLVLMGAYRAGSDPLLDRAIGHGPAIDDFLKQSRGDAVSMFDSLTGLNALCSAMAGGEMANG, encoded by the coding sequence ATGTTGGCAGAAATGCAGATCGAATTGGCTCGTTTTCGTTCCGCGCCGGTCGCATCGGGGCCCGTTCTATCGGGCCGGGTCGTCGCCTGCGATGGCGGGTTGATCGAAGTCGCGGGATTGGCGCTTCCGATAGGATCGTTGGGCGCAATCGAAAATGAAACGGGCGACGATGCTTTGGCTGAAGTGATTGGATTTCGCGCGGGCCGTTCTTTGATGATGTTGCTCGGCGACACGCAACTATTGCGGCCACAAGCCAAGGTGCGCGCCGTTGGCCGGCCCGGTACGGTGAAGGTCGGCAACGCCCTTTTGGGTCGCGCGGTGGATGGATTGGGCAACCCGATCGATGGCGGCCCGCCGCTCGATCTATCGCAAAAATGGCCTTTGTCGGGCAAACGCGAAGGCGCCCTGGAACGTGCGCCCGTTCAAGAAAAATTCGATTGCGGTGTGCGGGCTATTAACGCCTTGGCCACAATGGGGGTCGGGCAAAGGCTGGGCGTGATTGCCGGGTCTGGGGTTGGCAAATCGGTCTTGATCGATACGGTTGCTGGTCATGCGGTCGCGGATGTCACCGTCGTGGCGTTGATCGGAGAACGCGCCCGCGAAGTATCCGATTTTGTCGCGCGTCATATGACTGGATTGCAACGCGGCCGTATGGTTGTGGTCGCGGTTCCTGCCGATCACGCGCCCAATTTGCGACTGCGCGCGGCGCAATACGCCACCGCCATCGCCGAACATTTCAGATCGATGGGCAAGCGTGTGCTGCTTGTCCTAGACAGCCTTACGCGGGTGGCCCACGCAGCGCGCGAACTGGCGCTTGTCCTGGGCGAACCGGGGGCGGCGCGGGGGTATCCGCCATCGGCATTGGCGGCCGTTACCAAACTGGTCGAAAGGGCCGGCAATTCTGCGCATTCCGGCGGAGCGATAACCGGGCTCTACACGGTGTTGGCCGATGGCGATGACACGTCTGATCCCGTGGTCGACACAGCAAGGGCAATCTTGGACGGTCATGTCGTTCTTTCGCGCGAATTGGCGCAGCGCGGGCACTATCCCGCGATCAATGTTCCGGCATCGCTTAGTCGGGTGATGGATGATTTGGTCGATCCAGCCACGGCAGAGGCGGCCCGTGATATTCGCGCGCTGATCTCGGCACGAGAGGAAAATCGCGATCTGGTCTTGATGGGGGCCTATCGTGCAGGATCGGATCCATTACTTGACCGCGCGATAGGCCACGGTCCCGCCATTGATGACTTTTTGAAACAATCCCGCGGCGATGCCGTCTCCATGTTCGACAGCCTTACGGGGCTTAACGCGCTTTGCAGCGCCATGGCTGGCGGGGAAATGGCCAATGGATGA
- a CDS encoding flagellar basal body-associated FliL family protein, with protein sequence MAKADDTASSEKPKGGMMKMVLGAVLLLAVGAGGAYGAFAAGFIGADGESGPDLPEFVRKGETDPYAMATDSKDQAPVVYGDGGSEYRTAYYSFEDTFTSNLADSPALIQVDLAVSTRRDGRVLGWVKNHELAIRSAILAQLAATSEADIYDVEGKDALSQRLTASINAVLEENEGFGGIEAVHFKGVLVQ encoded by the coding sequence ATGGCAAAGGCTGACGACACAGCCTCTTCGGAAAAGCCCAAGGGAGGCATGATGAAGATGGTGCTGGGCGCTGTGCTGCTGCTCGCAGTGGGCGCAGGCGGTGCCTATGGGGCATTTGCCGCGGGCTTTATTGGCGCCGATGGGGAAAGCGGACCCGACCTACCGGAATTTGTGCGCAAAGGGGAAACAGACCCCTACGCGATGGCAACTGACAGCAAGGATCAGGCACCTGTTGTCTACGGCGACGGGGGGAGCGAATACCGCACCGCCTATTACAGTTTTGAAGACACATTCACATCGAATTTGGCCGATTCACCGGCGTTGATTCAGGTGGACCTTGCCGTGTCCACACGCCGTGATGGGCGTGTGTTGGGATGGGTTAAGAACCATGAACTGGCGATCCGATCGGCCATTCTGGCGCAATTGGCAGCCACGTCAGAGGCCGACATTTACGATGTCGAAGGCAAAGACGCACTTTCCCAACGGCTGACTGCTTCGATCAACGCCGTGCTTGAAGAAAACGAAGGTTTTGGCGGGATCGAAGCCGTCCATTTCAAGGGGGTGTTGGTCCAATGA
- a CDS encoding FliM/FliN family flagellar motor switch protein, which produces MNMSPSFSDSFANARPIAEHCAELTWRGPRPEERAENLTAWRRDLGSELSQELGQLFSGGKFKVALGEPEFVTGETVFERVGVVAANSLLRCGEGDQTMLLSLDYPTAIALTDCSFGGDGHAPEETPAQLPRSASLLIEKVASLVAQVVVMSSGGTQRVKGDVLVRSESITRLKPFGGEARVAFFPITMGMSDGAQWNAILAVANDRLDDLLPGANFGTPTDNSNRLPSDGTTGPFAAMPLSLEAVLGEFSLSLSKLNTLAPGDEIPLAMQRELPLRIGDQTVVHGTLGTVENRMALRVTRLPKSAINQPFTPANAAPNDRDTA; this is translated from the coding sequence ATGAACATGTCGCCATCTTTCTCGGATTCGTTCGCCAATGCACGCCCTATTGCAGAACATTGCGCAGAATTGACATGGCGCGGTCCCCGACCGGAAGAACGCGCCGAAAACCTAACGGCGTGGCGTCGAGATTTGGGGTCCGAATTGTCTCAGGAATTGGGCCAATTGTTCTCTGGCGGAAAGTTCAAAGTGGCGCTGGGCGAACCAGAATTTGTCACCGGTGAGACTGTCTTTGAAAGGGTGGGCGTCGTCGCCGCGAACAGTTTGTTGAGATGCGGTGAAGGCGATCAAACCATGCTGCTCTCCCTCGATTATCCGACCGCGATTGCGTTGACCGATTGTTCGTTTGGAGGTGATGGCCATGCGCCGGAAGAAACACCCGCCCAATTGCCTCGATCTGCCTCTTTGTTGATCGAAAAGGTCGCTTCATTGGTCGCCCAAGTGGTGGTGATGAGCAGCGGCGGCACCCAACGGGTTAAAGGGGACGTTTTGGTCCGCAGCGAAAGCATCACAAGGCTCAAACCGTTCGGTGGAGAGGCACGGGTGGCGTTTTTCCCGATCACCATGGGGATGAGCGACGGCGCACAATGGAACGCTATATTGGCGGTCGCCAATGATCGATTGGATGACCTTTTGCCCGGCGCAAATTTCGGCACACCAACCGACAACAGCAACCGTTTGCCCAGCGATGGAACGACCGGGCCGTTTGCGGCGATGCCTTTGTCATTGGAAGCGGTTTTGGGTGAATTCAGTTTGTCGTTGAGCAAGCTCAACACGCTCGCGCCCGGAGACGAAATTCCGCTCGCGATGCAGCGCGAATTGCCTTTGCGCATCGGCGATCAAACCGTCGTCCACGGAACGTTGGGCACAGTTGAAAACCGCATGGCGTTGCGCGTCACGCGGCTGCCCAAATCCGCGATCAACCAACCATTCACTCCGGCGAATGCCGCACCAAACGATCGAGACACAGCATGA
- the fliN gene encoding flagellar motor switch protein FliN — translation MNAFNPAMHRFGDVTVRLSVELGRTDMPLKDVLSLAEGSVVPLDRLTDELLDVTANGRVVARGEVVAQDGRFALRIVSLVGDEDASPSRMHAQAGGPADAPARASSAESLDTPA, via the coding sequence ATGAACGCTTTTAACCCTGCGATGCATCGTTTTGGCGATGTCACCGTGCGTCTTTCGGTGGAATTGGGTCGCACCGATATGCCGTTAAAGGACGTCTTGTCCCTTGCCGAAGGCAGCGTTGTGCCCTTGGATCGATTGACTGATGAATTGCTGGACGTGACTGCGAATGGTCGCGTCGTGGCGCGCGGCGAAGTGGTCGCGCAGGATGGCCGGTTTGCGTTGCGGATCGTCTCTCTTGTTGGCGATGAGGATGCATCGCCCAGCAGGATGCACGCCCAAGCGGGCGGACCCGCAGACGCTCCCGCGCGTGCATCCAGCGCCGAAAGTTTGGACACGCCGGCATGA
- a CDS encoding flagellar biosynthetic protein FliO, which produces MMVEYVLRLALLLPLLGLLIWCSLKLTRYLQERIVGAHKGGRSLELVETSLLAPGLKLAVVRFHDREILLGCSRSGLIRLAEVPERAAAPTQTLLSE; this is translated from the coding sequence ATGATGGTCGAATACGTCCTTCGTCTTGCGCTCCTGTTGCCGCTCCTTGGGCTGTTGATCTGGTGCAGTCTTAAGCTGACACGGTATCTACAGGAACGGATTGTTGGCGCGCACAAAGGCGGCAGATCGCTTGAACTGGTCGAAACGAGCTTGCTTGCACCTGGCCTAAAATTGGCGGTGGTGCGATTTCATGATCGTGAGATTTTGTTGGGGTGTTCTCGCAGCGGCCTGATCCGCCTCGCAGAAGTGCCTGAGCGGGCGGCCGCGCCAACGCAAACCCTCCTTTCAGAGTAG
- the fliP gene encoding flagellar type III secretion system pore protein FliP (The bacterial flagellar biogenesis protein FliP forms a type III secretion system (T3SS)-type pore required for flagellar assembly.), with amino-acid sequence MRAFFITAATGAFALTMFAMAAPAMATPADAVGVGSAIERALGDQGAGEGAPLSFSIQLLLVMSLLTILPAIVLMMSSFLRILIVLSILRQALGLQGSPPTQVLVGLSLFLSLFVMAPTLDAVNVLAIEPYSAGMMSADAAIASAGDAFHAFMLAQTREANLIMFADIAGVDQFEDPSQIPFSILLPSFVTSELETAFQIGFMLFLPFLVIDLVVASVLMSLGMMMLSPTIISLPFKLLLFVLVDGWALLMGSLAMSFA; translated from the coding sequence ATGCGCGCGTTCTTTATCACAGCCGCAACAGGTGCGTTCGCGTTAACCATGTTTGCAATGGCCGCCCCGGCGATGGCGACGCCTGCGGACGCGGTTGGCGTGGGCAGCGCGATCGAACGCGCATTGGGCGATCAAGGGGCGGGCGAAGGCGCACCGTTGAGTTTCTCCATTCAACTCTTGCTGGTCATGAGCTTGCTCACGATTTTGCCGGCAATCGTGTTGATGATGAGCAGTTTTCTGCGGATTCTGATTGTGCTCTCCATCCTGCGTCAAGCTTTGGGCCTGCAAGGATCGCCCCCAACCCAGGTGCTGGTCGGATTGTCCTTGTTTCTTTCCCTATTTGTGATGGCGCCGACATTGGATGCGGTGAACGTTTTGGCGATTGAACCCTATTCCGCCGGAATGATGAGCGCGGATGCCGCCATCGCCAGCGCGGGCGATGCGTTCCATGCGTTTATGCTGGCGCAAACGCGCGAAGCCAATCTGATCATGTTCGCCGATATTGCCGGTGTCGATCAATTCGAAGATCCATCGCAGATCCCATTTTCCATTCTCCTGCCATCATTCGTGACCAGCGAATTGGAAACCGCGTTTCAGATCGGCTTCATGCTGTTCCTGCCATTCCTTGTCATCGATTTGGTCGTGGCCAGCGTCTTGATGAGCCTTGGCATGATGATGCTGTCACCGACGATTATCTCGCTGCCGTTCAAACTTCTGTTGTTTGTCCTTGTCGATGGTTGGGCGCTGCTGATGGGCAGCCTCGCCATGAGCTTCGCGTAA
- a CDS encoding flagellar biosynthetic protein FliQ, which yields MQHDAQLLALADQTLWVTALIVGPVLCSALAVGLLVGIIQAATSVNEQTLTFVPKLAVTALVFVILGGTMMALLGDFLREIFAQIGQISV from the coding sequence ATGCAACATGATGCACAATTGCTGGCATTGGCGGATCAAACTTTGTGGGTCACCGCGCTCATCGTTGGGCCGGTTCTATGCTCTGCTTTGGCGGTGGGACTGTTGGTTGGGATTATTCAGGCCGCAACATCGGTGAATGAGCAAACATTGACCTTTGTCCCCAAACTGGCCGTCACCGCTCTTGTTTTTGTGATTTTGGGCGGAACGATGATGGCGTTGTTGGGCGATTTTCTGCGCGAGATATTTGCGCAAATTGGCCAGATCTCGGTCTGA
- a CDS encoding flagellar biosynthetic protein FliR, protein MTILDLGFGGLEEQLWQILFLSIRCGAALLAAPMVGGMAVPAQLRALLALIFAVFVANWIPLAPLPDMMSFAAVLAIVQEVVIGAALGFILQVAFAVPLIAAEQIAGTMGLAIATSIDPASGAQSGALGTYFGLILTLLFYAIGGHLLWFELVVESYRILPAGSFAVGDLHARDVVVFAGYGFATAAAIALPVVLVLLMVQVVTGTISRSAPALNLFALGLPAGVLAGIAALIIVMPIVVEQFVALLSTTLEQSAALLEPVAGVI, encoded by the coding sequence ATGACCATCCTCGATCTCGGCTTTGGCGGGCTGGAGGAACAATTGTGGCAAATCTTGTTCCTTTCCATCCGATGCGGTGCGGCGCTTTTGGCGGCCCCCATGGTGGGCGGTATGGCGGTCCCAGCGCAATTGCGGGCCCTGCTGGCTTTGATCTTTGCCGTTTTTGTGGCGAATTGGATCCCGCTAGCTCCGTTGCCCGATATGATGAGTTTTGCGGCCGTCTTGGCAATCGTCCAAGAGGTTGTGATTGGCGCGGCGCTTGGATTTATTCTTCAGGTGGCCTTTGCCGTTCCGCTTATCGCTGCGGAACAGATCGCGGGGACGATGGGCCTCGCGATTGCCACGTCGATTGATCCGGCAAGCGGTGCCCAATCCGGCGCGCTGGGTACCTATTTCGGTTTGATCCTGACCTTGTTGTTCTACGCTATTGGCGGGCATTTGTTGTGGTTTGAACTTGTCGTCGAAAGCTATCGAATATTGCCCGCTGGTTCCTTTGCTGTGGGCGATCTTCATGCGCGCGATGTGGTCGTCTTTGCCGGATATGGGTTTGCAACGGCCGCGGCGATCGCGCTTCCGGTTGTGTTGGTTTTGTTGATGGTTCAGGTCGTGACCGGCACCATCTCTCGCTCTGCGCCGGCGCTAAATCTGTTCGCGCTTGGTCTACCGGCGGGCGTTTTGGCCGGGATTGCGGCGCTAATCATTGTAATGCCCATCGTGGTGGAACAATTCGTCGCCTTGTTGTCGACGACACTTGAACAATCGGCCGCGTTGCTTGAGCCGGTGGCAGGTGTGATTTGA
- a CDS encoding EscU/YscU/HrcU family type III secretion system export apparatus switch protein yields the protein MSEETPGEKRFDPTPKRKSDAAKKGDVLRSKEVATAAAMATGTFTLVMVGPWLLSSIKGVARSNFQFDFHTLDEFTPGTRFAEAAGALLPPIFAIGLAVIAITVGSQMLLGEGRFVPQNLKPKGSRINPISGLKRIFGIQGVIELGKSILKLGLMGSIAWYWVSKNLVGLLGLGRGSLEAQLSFAWDSAGTLVGLLVVGLLIIAAIDYPLQRFQQNKRLKMSHEDLKNENKQAEGSPEMKMARRQRQRDLARGSVGPAMKDAQFLVVNPMHFAVAMTYDPNLAPAPIVLAKGRGETAMAMREMASEQGLPVLHYPQLARAIYFTTRANQMVREELYIAIASLVAFVLSLERGEKPNKPTVDVPEELRFDADGKLDRAA from the coding sequence TTGAGCGAGGAAACCCCCGGGGAAAAGCGGTTTGATCCAACGCCAAAACGCAAAAGCGATGCGGCGAAAAAGGGCGACGTGCTGCGATCAAAGGAGGTCGCAACCGCAGCCGCAATGGCGACAGGCACATTCACATTGGTCATGGTTGGCCCCTGGCTTCTAAGCAGCATCAAGGGCGTCGCTCGGTCCAATTTCCAATTTGATTTTCACACCTTGGACGAATTCACCCCCGGAACGCGTTTTGCAGAGGCGGCCGGCGCCTTGTTGCCGCCGATTTTTGCGATTGGATTGGCGGTCATTGCCATCACCGTGGGGTCGCAAATGTTGTTGGGCGAGGGGCGCTTTGTGCCGCAAAACCTCAAACCCAAAGGGTCGCGCATCAACCCTATATCTGGATTGAAACGTATATTCGGCATCCAAGGGGTGATTGAATTGGGGAAATCGATCCTCAAACTGGGATTGATGGGATCCATCGCTTGGTATTGGGTGTCGAAAAATCTGGTGGGATTGTTGGGTCTGGGACGTGGATCGTTAGAGGCGCAATTGTCGTTTGCTTGGGACAGCGCGGGTACATTGGTCGGGCTTTTGGTCGTTGGCCTCTTGATCATCGCGGCGATCGATTATCCGCTCCAACGGTTTCAACAAAACAAGCGGTTGAAGATGAGCCATGAGGATTTGAAGAACGAGAACAAACAAGCCGAAGGGTCGCCGGAAATGAAAATGGCCCGGCGCCAACGTCAACGCGACCTTGCCAGAGGCAGTGTCGGGCCGGCGATGAAAGACGCGCAATTCCTGGTGGTAAACCCCATGCATTTTGCCGTTGCCATGACCTATGATCCGAACCTAGCTCCTGCCCCCATTGTCTTGGCCAAAGGGCGCGGCGAAACGGCGATGGCGATGCGCGAAATGGCAAGCGAACAAGGCCTGCCCGTGCTGCATTATCCGCAATTGGCCCGCGCCATTTACTTCACCACACGGGCGAACCAGATGGTTCGCGAAGAATTGTATATCGCTATTGCGTCGCTGGTCGCGTTTGTCCTGTCGCTAGAAAGGGGAGAGAAACCCAACAAGCCGACGGTCGACGTGCCTGAGGAATTGCGTTTTGACGCGGATGGAAAACTGGATCGCGCCGCTTAA